TATACTATCTATGTTTACAATTAGACGGGAAGCACAAAAATCCAATTTGTCAATGATCAGACAACCAAATGCCTTGAAAGTGATGAAATATGGAACAAAATATGAGCTCCAATCTATTCTCTGGGCCAAGTCAGAAAAGATAGAAAGTTAAAGGCTCTCCTTCAATGGTCTATTTTAGGTATCCAATGGCAACTCTGTAACTGATTATTTTACAACAGCCTTAGCAGAATTCCTATACTGTACCATCAAACATGTTtagctaatttttttttctcacgaGTTCAGTAAATCAATCTACAATTCATCAGTTTACAATATTAATGCATTTTTTGTACTAGACATTTACTGATGTTTTCTTTCACATGTTAAGATACAGTTAGGCCTAGACCTCCAATTTCATCATAAGTTCTTTGGCTGATGAAGCCGCAACGAGAATATCCCGAGCACCACGCTTAATGAAGCCTTCTTTAACACCGTTGTCAAACAATGCAAGCAACGAGTCGTAGTAACCATCAACATTCAGTAGACCAACCTGTGCAGGATGGTAATGAGTTAACATATGATTATATAGTATACCAAAGATTTTATACTATTCAGCTTACAGGCTTTTTATGAATTCCAAGTTGAGCCCAAGTTATCATCTCCAACAGCTCTTCCATTGTTCCATATCCTCCTAATTATAAGTCAAGGAGAGATATAAGAAAGAAACAGCAACTACTATGCATTCGGTACAGCAATACAGTACACCAAAATAGTAAATTTCAGTATATGAAAGAACATCCTTagtaatatttatatgaaatcACCCATcttttaaaaactatttgaaAGCTGTTCTTGTAACTACCAGGTAGAGCGATAAATGCATCAGCTTCTTGAGCCATTGCAGCTTTACGCTCATGCATATCTGAAACAATTCTCACTTCACCAACTGGTTTACCGGATATCTGTCAAAATAGCCATTTACAACGTACTAATAAACAACATATTCTCTCCCAACTAAATCATTATACAAAGTAAAAGAAGTGAAGAGCTATTAAGGGCTTATTTGGACATCAGCTAGAACTGCTTTTAAGAGCTTCTCAACAAGAAAtataggaattttttttttccagcaCAGATGCTACCATTTAACTTTGTGACCGAACAGACTCTTAGAAAACATAGCTTAGCACACAATAATAACCCCATCCctccaaaaataaaagaacttttttctaatttcttgaCTCCAGTTCagattaatttttcaaaaagatgGTATCTTTGACTTCAAATCATCACATAAATCCCAAACATAAACCAATATGAAACATGATGCAGTTCATTTCCAATGCTCAACTTAACTgtacacataaaaataaagcaagtaATCTGACACAGAATATTAAAGTTAATAGTTGAACAGGTAGTAGCACAAATACCTCAAGGGGCATGAGAGCTTTTGGAATAACCCTGTATATGTagagagggggggggggggggggggggggggggcggggaaagggaaaagacaaataaaCAAAGAGTGAGACAAAATgattaaaacaataacaacagGCTTGCATAGTGAATGAATAGAGCATCCATGATAGAcactacaaaacaaagtatgtTGCTTTAGCATACCCAAGAACATGGCAGCCTCCATCATACATTCTCTGGGATATTAAGCCCATTAGCCCAACACTTCCCCCACCATACACCAAGTCAATGTTCTTCTTAACCTGTAATTCATTCCACagaataaaacacaaaaacacagATAAAGACAAAAGTGAAGCTCTAGTATTCCCTCCAcatattagaaaacaaaaataccaagtTTTGAGCATCACACTTTGTCATTATGTGACACACCAAAAAGTCAAGCACACTTAAAAAACCCCACAAAACTTTCAACCTTTTaatcaaaattgatttttttttctgtaatttataTTGACCTGTATTGATTGTAAAACTTTCAATATTGATAGGCAAAAAAGTACTGAGTTTTTCTTTAAGAAATGCATCtaagttttatctttttatgaaACCAATAATCCAGAGCAATAAATGTACCTGCAGAAGGTTGTTATCAAGAAAAAatcagagaaagaaagaaaaaaacaagttcTGACAACTACGTACCCAAATGCCCATTATGGCAAAAgatgagttttttttatcacaaatagAGAAAggtaagaagaaaaagagtgtTGCGAAAGAAAGCTGACCAGTTCATTGGCCAGTTCAATGGTGGCGTCACTGAAAACTTGGCGATTACCGGAGTTGCTGCCGCAGAAGACACAGAGCTTCTTGAACATGTTTTTGGGGAAACCTTGCTCCATTTCTTTCTGCGTTAGTGTGAAGATTATGTTGGAGATGGGAAATCCAAGACCACAGGAATGACAATGAAGAAAGACAACTATTGTTTATAACAAAAGAGAGATACATtcgtttatattttttttatagtagtaaaaatagataatttgtttaaataatgatatatataaaaaaaatgaaaagaattaaTTGTAGTTGGAACTAGAATAGGTAAGAGATTAGAAAATTTTTTAAGCTAAATAATCTTGCGATTGTTCAATTATGTGATCGATATcgtattagtttaaaattttaaaattggtgGTTGGTCTTATTTAAAACCCATGTGTTTCATGATTTCAATAAAGTTAAAATGTTTGTGGCCACagtctatattatttttaaataaatattttttaggtcTTAATAAATCATggaatttacttttatttccttatatatttttttaaaattattttgtctgtagtaaattttttacttttgttttttatattaaatttttttatatgaaataaaatgttttaaattacactctaggataaaaataaaataaataatgtattattaatgaaaaagttaaaaaatatatcaacgAAAAGcaaattttaatagtttattaGAGACAAAAGCAAATATAggattcttattttttattgatatttttacaCTTTGGTtccattaaaataaactttaaatgatattttaaatataattattacaaaagttaacATTTTTGTCGTATCGTAGacgataatttataattaattgataatgtaaattaaaaatctattaacatttttttaattattcaaacagtttttttcttttcttgaatttgttatatttaagcatattataattaataataatattattttatatacatttttacagtatttttttattttttaatattttatattaaattattaattatttaagtgTAATACACATGATCATTGGGTTGGATTATTTGATAACCAAATCtggtttaatttaattcaaattaacctCTTCTTATACACAATTGGATAATAAGTTTAATGTGGATGATCAAAGACTTAACTAATATAAGGTATATCAATTGTCAAACGAAAGTTAGGTAgttaaattatgatattaagATTTTAAACTCTGAAGTAGAAAGAGTTGTCATGATTATCAACACTTTTGGTCAGTGATAAGGGGGTGATCTAGCAATTGACATCTAGAGCGTATTATtgaaagttatttaatttttattcaaaaggGCTAGTTAttcataaacatttattttgaatacatttataaaaaattctCCTATTTTCACTAGATAAAGTTATCATTTTGGAAAATTAGGATGTTTTTTTGGCAATATGTTAACGAGGGAGTTTTGGATGCAATGGTAATTTTTTCCTTTGAACCAACTTGTTGAAAATGTTGTGGTTCCTAAGGAGTTTTCTTTTAAGGCtttggatgaaaataaaataacacattATAACGTAAGAGCTAAGGATATTATATCTTTTTGCTTTAActcttgatgaattttatagagtTTCAACATGTTATTCAGTTAAAGAAACATGAGATGTGTTGGACGTCACTCGTAAAAGAAGTGAAGAATCTAAGAAAGCAAGGATAAATACTATCATACAAAAAGTATGAGATGTTTAGGATGTTACCAAGATTAAAGATGTTGAAAATGGGTTCACTCATAAAGTAAATCACCTTCTTGCTTTTAGAAAGACTTTTGACAAAGAAGAACTCAATATCAAGATTCTAAGAAACTTAAATAGGTCATGGCGACCAAAAGTAATTGTTATTTCTAACTAAAGAGATCTCACTATGGTGAATATAACCACATTGTTTAataagttgagagagcatgaactggAACTAGAAAGATTAAACGAGGAAGAAGAATTGAGAGatgtatagaaaaaaaagatatagaCAATTTAGATAGTGAAAGTCTCAATTTACTCGAGAAGAAGTTCTCTAAGTTTCTTAAGTACACAAACAAAAGTGAGAACAAGTCTATGACGGTAAAGAAGAGCTAAAAAAAGCATGATTAATTGTCAATATACACATGCTACGAATGTGGTAAGCAAAGTGAAATTAAACCTAACTATCCTTCattgaaattgaaacaaaaacttgaaaaaaataaggaaGTAAAGAATTACAATATGaagaaaatagtttatattcactagtgcaaaacTTACTTTTTGTAGCAACTTTTTGTATCGGTTATGATCCATCCGGTATGAAAAGTGGTATAGTGACATAACCGTAAACATTGTAAGACTTTCTACAACAATTGGAGATAGAATTGGTATAAAAAGTAGGTGTGGTAAAAATTTTGTaacaaagaagaaaactttTTATACTAGTTGTAGTTATAATTGATATAGAAAGTGGATGCAATgatattttgtaataaagaaaaaacattctAGACCAGTTCTAGTTATAACCTATATAAAAAGTGGGCGTTGTGGtatttttgtgataaattaCATTGAATCCATTTCATTTTCCAAGGCAACAACACACACGTTCTCTCATTCTCCAAAATCATTGAGATCGTGCATCAGCACCTTCACCACACAAACAAAGCGTCATCGCATGAGCTTGTTGGAGTAGCCTCACACAATTGCAACAATGACAAAGTGAACCAGGTTAGCCACCACGTGAACATCAAACATCCCATAAACCATAACACCCATTTGTCATTAATGTAGATCCGCAAATTGCGAGTCACTAGAAAATGTAGATCGAGCTCCACGAAGTGCAACCATTTCCATATCCTTCACGAACTTTGTAGTGATGGCATGACAAATCTATACCACCATCACTATGTTCTTTATCCATAACCACCATTTTCAAGTTCTTTATCGTATTCTTCATCAAAGCAAACTATAAATCATGTTGTTGATTTGTTGAAAGTGTTGCATAGTGGCATTGGGTGATTCATAGATGGGTGAACCCTTGGAGTATTCATGTATGTTGTTTGAAAGATTAGAAAAGAAGAGTTTCACTGTTTGTTTTTAATGATGGAGAGGAAGGTATGGCTCTGTGACACAATGATGGGATGCAATGGTCCTGTTTTGAATCTCATTGTGGGATTTTCGAAAGTGACATTGCAGAAAGGTGTATTAGGTGTGAAGATGGAGGATGAACATAAGTGATAGAGGTGAGAACAAGATGTTTGAAATAGTTTTTTATACCGGTAATGGACTTAAccgatataaaaaataacactttttaTATCAGTTATGAAATCGGTATAAAAGTATAGAAAGTTAAAATTTTCTATACCATTTTTATCTATTCCAATTTTGGTACtgacactagtgcagaaatgacctttaacgtcaccccttAGACGTCGGATCCCacaatatccaacgtaaaagattgaccggtggcattttggTAAATAAGTTGGCCTTGGCGACGTCGGTTCAtgggggccccgacgtctatacttTAAACAACGTCAATTTGTACAATTAGACGCCAAAAAGGGAGCGCCAAAatgtgaaaagtcattttttatcgtcatttagacgtcggatccCGCTACACCGATGTCTAGATAGTCATTGAGACGTCGGTTCCCCTTACATCCGACGCCTAAATGGCCTGACAGGGTAAgtgaaaagttgttttagaCATCGGCTCCCCTTGCatctgacgtctatatagaccGCGAATATTAGTCTTTAAATTGAATGGACGTCATATTATTGAGGTCCCCGACGTCTAGTAGAGAATAGACGTCGGGCACTGGGGGCACCGACGTCTTGATTCCTGTTAAATCAGAAATCGCAAACCCGCGGTTACGcgcacttcatcgtcttcctcctcgCATTTTCTCTCCGCGGCATTGCATTTTCAGGTGtgttttatctctttttaaccgattaaacttacttttactctgattaaattagtctttgatggattatctttcatttgaaccgattaaaatgagttttcgttgtgttttggtgtagtttttctcgtgtctttgggtagcgtagtagcaccttctccctttgctagttttctcgtaagaaaaacttgcgtcttttggatctcttatagcatttcaacccaaaaccgaacctgggtccttgcctagttctcatgtcaccgtattctttttcattggcggttggaatggaactaggcaaggatCCTTattcggttttcggttgaaatgtCATAAGAGGTCCAAAAGACGCAAACTTTTCTTATGAGGAAACaaggaagaaggtgctactacgctacccaaagacacgagctatagtagacgtcggttaatgccaTGTTTGATGTTTATAGTGCCCTTAGACGTCGATTTTGGTGTAATCCGACGTCTTTATTGACGTCGCATTAACGTCATTCATAAAGACATCGGATCGGGATCTGACGTTAAAAGTccaaaataacatacgtctaaagccctttctgcactagtgtgatatataaagtttttttttttaaaattgatattaaaagttTTTCCTAGTGATTGTAAAAGAAGACAACACAGGTGAAAATGAAAAGAGACAAATTTGTATTCAAATGGAAAATCTTCAATAAATAGTATAAGTAGTTTAGAGtctcaaattgaaaaaaattatacttaataCAAAGAAATTACATAAAGAAATAAAGCATCTTATATGTCAAGAGCTTTCAACAATAGTCTAAAAggaatataaagaaataaaacatctTATATGTCAAGAGCTTTGAACAATAGCCTCAAAGGAATTATgctgtatttattttttcttgtgtCGTTTATGATTTTACTTTATATGTTATGTATAAAGTTGAATtgcatattttaatattagtcCATTTTCAATTTTCCGTGTCACTTTTTGAGCATTCCAAAAGAAAGGTTGGTTAATTTGTTCCACGAATCAATTGGTTTACcatcataaaaaaaggaaaaaaaaaagaagagaaattgtTAACATAAACACTCTACTAAAagcatttgttattttttatgatatctACATTATATCTACATCCAAGACTTTTCTCTTCATAGATTGTCCAAGTTGTgtgaaaattttgtaaaaatttgaTTTGCCTTTCTATGATCTTGCCATAAAAGtcttttaagatttattttataaatatttaattaattaagataaataaataatcgattaaataaagttaaggcaaaatattttaaaatatttttaaaactacaCTTATTTTGAGTATATTATTTCGTTCttcaaaaaatattgatcgaAATTTGAGAATAATCATATTAActtattgtaaattttgaaaaaattgattgCAATATACTATTATtagttgataagtgtgaaaaacagatgttttgacacttataaaggatctcaattttgtaattattcatgttattactcagtgaaaAGTCGTAATAGGAGGTAGATTGTGTTGTAAAATATTGTTCAGGAAAAGTTGTACAAAAGTGAATTTGTCAGCCAATTCTCGCATAGCAGAAGCAAAATTCGCAGAGCCAGGAGAAtacattcgcacagcgcaccaccaTTGGTTCGCTGAGCGAATCATGCCAGTTTGGAGATTTCAAGTCGtgaattcgcacagcgcactaGAGGCTGTGCGCTTAGCGAGTTGGTGCAGTTGATTgctgaattaattttaattcgcacagcgaatctgcttctgtgcgctgagcgaatggaGCAGTTTTATGAGAAATAAAATGTCTCTTAAAAGACGTGCTTTGGAGGAGAGAAAGGGAGGAGACAGAGAGACacgaaaatagaaaagaaagactGGAGAACTGCTCTGGATACCATTAGGAGACCTCTCTGAAGACATCAAGACTGCACATCATGCAAGGAATTGCAGAAATGAGTATGTTTGTgatgtctaggataggctaaaCTTTTATTCGTTGGAATTGACTGTAATGGCTGACATTTGATGTAATCTTTCCTGTTCAATATAAATTGTGTTCGTATGCTtttcttgtttactttttattttattttagggaagtaaaataaacttgtttttatatttaaattatactgGGAAGTAAATTTGAGTATTTACGCAAGAAAAGCAACCAGAAGGAAAGATGCTAGGAATAGTTTCAATTCTTCTGGTCATCAATAACATCGTTCTTAATGcaaagtttatgtttaattacttaaggaattaataattgaacataattctttagaacttgttttaaggaattaaac
This window of the Vigna angularis cultivar LongXiaoDou No.4 chromosome 7, ASM1680809v1, whole genome shotgun sequence genome carries:
- the LOC108337611 gene encoding cytokinin riboside 5'-monophosphate phosphoribohydrolase LOG8, which encodes MEQGFPKNMFKKLCVFCGSNSGNRQVFSDATIELANELVKKNIDLVYGGGSVGLMGLISQRMYDGGCHVLGVIPKALMPLEISGKPVGEVRIVSDMHERKAAMAQEADAFIALPGGYGTMEELLEMITWAQLGIHKKPVGLLNVDGYYDSLLALFDNGVKEGFIKRGARDILVAASSAKELMMKLEQYSPSHEHVAPHESWKTRQLGNYAGLENTE